The following are encoded together in the Drosophila willistoni isolate 14030-0811.24 unplaced genomic scaffold, UCI_dwil_1.1 Seg169, whole genome shotgun sequence genome:
- the LOC124460939 gene encoding ATP-dependent (S)-NAD(P)H-hydrate dehydratase-like translates to MSKIVENPVLMPNMLKLLRTLVPKLTKEKYKGQYGRIGVIGGSAEYTGAPYFAAISSMKVGADLAHVFCQSSAATVIKCYSPDIIVHPVLDKENAVDMIIPWIERLHVVVSCG, encoded by the coding sequence atgtcGAAAATAGTTGAGAACCCAGTTCTAATGCCGAATATGTTGAAACTCCTTCGAACCCTTGTACCAAAAttgacaaaagaaaaatataaaggaCAGTATGGTCGAATAGGGGTTATTGGTGGTTCTGCGGAGTATACAGGAGCGCCTTACTTTGCAGCTATAAGTTCAATGAAAGTTGGTGCGGACTTAGCTCACGTCTTTTGCCAATCGAGTGCCGCCACCGTTATTAAGTGCTACAGTCCTGATATAATTGTACACCCGGTGTTAGATAAGGAGAATGCTGTAGACATGATAATACCGTGGATTGAACGATTACACGTTGTTGTAAGTTGTGGCTAA
- the LOC6652659 gene encoding ATP-dependent (S)-NAD(P)H-hydrate dehydratase: MFENVLFLRFKPLPHCFQIIGPGLGRERKILKNTAAIMKFCLDAEKPLVIDADGLFILNDEIDIVCGQRNVVLTPNAVEFRRLFGEDDHTSQDKINRLGDGVVILKKGVIDKIYIPLTNEAYTLPEGGSGRRCGGQGDLLSGSLATFLCWFLQANQQNPAFLAACASSYFIKKLNYVTFKKMGRSLLASDMITEMPSVFKSEFENIKKDLPGN, translated from the coding sequence atgtttgaaaatgtGCTTTTTTTGCGCTTTAAACCCTTACCTCATTGCTTTCAGATTATCGGACCTGGTTTAGGACGAGAacgaaaaatattgaaaaataccGCTGCTATAATGAAATTCTGTCTTGATGCTGAAAAGCCACTGGTAATAGACGCTGACGGATTGTTCATTTTAAACGATGAAATTGATATTGTTTGTGGACAGCGAAACGTTGTTTTAACACCCAATGCCGTTGAGTTTCGTAGATTATTTGGGGAGGACGATCATACTTCGCAAGACAAGATAAATCGACTTGGAGATGGagttgtaattttaaaaaaagggGTGAttgataaaatttatataccaCTTACTAATGAGGCTTACACATTACCTGAAGGTGGATCGGGTCGTCGGTGCGGTGGTCAAGGAGACTTGTTAAGTGGATCTTTGGCTACATTTCTTTGTTGGTTCTTACAAGCAAATCAACAGAACCCAGCCTTTTTGGCAGCGTGTGCATCCagttattttataaaaaaactaaattatgtaacatttaaaaaaatgggTAGAAGTTTATTGGCAAGTGACATGATTACAGAAATGCCATCTGtttttaaaagtgaatttgaaaatataaaaaaagatcTGCCTGGTAATTAg